A stretch of DNA from Castor canadensis chromosome 2, mCasCan1.hap1v2, whole genome shotgun sequence:
GGACAGAGGGGACAGAGGGCTCTCTACATTGGGCAAACTCTTTACCCCAGGAAGGCACAATCCCTCTTCTCTTCCCGGCTCCTTTCCCAGAGCCTCGAGGGATCTGCGTGAACAGGTGCTACACAGCCGCCCAGAAGGGTGGGTTCCTCACCAGCCCAGTCCCACGCCAACAGCCCTTTAGCGGCTGGGATCTGCGGCCGCGCGCGAAAGCCCGGGGTCTCAAAGCAAAGGCGCGGAGGGACAAGCGACCTGGAGCCTAGAGCGTGGGCGCAGGCCTAGAAGCCGGGGCGCACGAGGTTCAGCCAGCCGTGGGGGCCAGGACAGGGCTGTGGTTGCTGGTTCTGCAGCCGCCTCCGCGTCCCCGCACGGGGCCACCCTCTTGCCAGTCTCTGTGGTCCCGGGTTCCGGCCGTGGAGCTGCGGGTCGCTCTCCTGCCCTCCAAGCTGTGCAGCCGCTCTCTCTGCCCCGTGAGGTCGCCGAAAGAGAGTGGCGGACAGGGCTCGCAGGGCCAGGTCCCCTGGTCCACAGGGCGCCCGCTGCGGGCGGGACACTGGCAGTGCAGCCTGCGCCCCGCGGCCTTGGCAGGGCGCGATGCCACCTGCACCTCCCTCTGCGCAGCCTTATTGGGCACTAGAGGCGCAGCTTCGGCCCTGCGGCCCGGACGCGCGCCATCCCGCCACCACCACACAGATCTTGTGCGGCCCTCCCGCATGGTTCCCACTGCCCTCCCCAGGGAGCCAAGCTGCCAAGGGGGCGGTGGAAAGGGGTCATTGCCACCTTGCCTTTTATTCTAGAAGCCACTCAACCCGGTTTGAAGAGGGTCAGCTCCCAGGAGCCATTAAACTAAGTTTTGGGTGGCCTTTTGTCAGAAAAACTTTTGATCTCACAGAATTTAGCTTCTAATCGGCCAGACATGTAAATGGCGCGGAGTAAAACCTTCCATTTTTAACATCCACTCTGGTGTTTGCTGGAACTTTGCCACCGAATTTAGGCTTGAGTTGAAGGTTATCAGGATTTATCATTGTTTCCCCAAGATGTTTAACCCGCACGGGACTCCTCTTCTTTCATTTaagatactttaaaaagaaaatgcttgtaAGCGCTTTGGccgttttgtttaaaaatttttgttttagctCATACGGTTTTGTAATCCAGAAATATTTCTGCaattggggaggggagagagcgTTGGAGACAGAAAGCAGCTGTGTATCAGGAAATAATAAGTATCATGCAAAAATATCACGGCTAATAGATGTCCTTTACAAGTGGAAATATCTAtgtttaattgttttaaaaatgtgggTGGAAAACACAAGTATACACTGCGATAACAAACCTGTACAGATAATTTTTGAACAATAGAAAACAAgtgctgaaatttttttctttatgatcaaAATAATTGTTCCAAGATTATGATGCCACCTACCCAAATATCATGTTACCCCATCTGCAAATACTTGATGAGGAATAGTTACCAATTAAATGCGTTTTGATTCATccttaataaacagaaaattgcATAGCTTTTAATATTGTTGCTCATTTTCAAATGCACCTTCCAAATATCACTGGTAGCTTAGTGAGATtcttgatattttaatatttcaattttcagagatacataatatataattccTAATAATTATAAACACATTGTTTTACTCATCTGATTTTAATAACATGCATTTTTATAACTACTGTACAACCAAAATAGACATTGAATTATGCTGTGTGCATGTCTTCATTCAACAGTATATTCTTAGACACCTTGTTCAATcaaacaaaatgaatttaaaagaaaataaaacaagaaaaaaaatcctgccagTAGAAACAGAATCACAGTGCTTTAcagacaaaaggaaaggaaaaagcagtTCTCATacgaaaagagatttattattaCATAGAAAATTCTCACAATAGTTGAAACACACTTCAGGAACTAGTAAACACCTTAGATAGAGTTGTGCCAATTACTCAGCCCACAAGCATCTGCTTTGTCTTAATTAGACGGGGGAGGTGAATGACcactgtttattttcattttcctcattaatTATGAAAAACTGCATTTAATTCATCTTGCATGGTGAGGGATTGGCTGCGCAGATGTAAGTCGTAAGGGAAGTGGCTGTCGGTGGGTAACCTGAACATGGCACCCTGCCCAAGAGGACCCCTGGGTGGCACTGCACAGTAATGCATGCCATAATTGTAATTTTTGCCATAGTCCAAGGTTTCTTCTTGCTTCAGGGAAAATATCCCATTATAGTTAATTGGGGGAGGACTTAAGGGACCTTCAAACTGAGGGCTGGCACACTCAGGGGAAGTGCTTTCATAGAAGGATTCATACGCACTGCAATAATTGTAGGGCTTCATGGACTTGGAATTATCAAGAGTCCCGTGCCCTGGGGGAGTGGCGAGCTCAGGGCTGTGGTAGGGTGGGTAGAAGGTGGAGTAGGGTGACCTTGTGTGGTGTGCtgcctccccaccctgacccatcaGGAAACTCCTGGCGTTGAGCTGCAAGCAGCCTGCCACCAAGTTTGTAGTTGGCTGGGAAAGACCTTTGCATAAGTTTTGGACGAACGTGAGCAGATCCGGTCTCTTGCCGATCCTCAGAATTTCAGAAAGTGCCCAGATGTAGTTTTTAGCCAGTCGTAAAGTTTCTATTTTGGACAGTTTTTGGGTTTTAGAATAACAGGGGACCACTTTTCGCAAATTGTCCAGAGCATCATTGAGGCCATGCATCCTGTTCCTCTCCCGAGCATTAGCTTCCTGTCTTCTGAACTTGACCCTTTCCAACCGAAGCTTGGTggtcttttttttcctaagacCCCTCCTTCTGGGCAATCCattttcatcttcttcttctctgtcttcctcctcttcttctttctcagtttcttctccAGGggcccttttgatgctttttcctcGAAGGACA
This window harbors:
- the Neurod6 gene encoding neurogenic differentiation factor 6 translates to MLTLPFDESVVMPESQMCRKFSRECEDQKQIKKPESFSKQIVLRGKSIKRAPGEETEKEEEEEDREEEDENGLPRRRGLRKKKTTKLRLERVKFRRQEANARERNRMHGLNDALDNLRKVVPCYSKTQKLSKIETLRLAKNYIWALSEILRIGKRPDLLTFVQNLCKGLSQPTTNLVAGCLQLNARSFLMGQGGEAAHHTRSPYSTFYPPYHSPELATPPGHGTLDNSKSMKPYNYCSAYESFYESTSPECASPQFEGPLSPPPINYNGIFSLKQEETLDYGKNYNYGMHYCAVPPRGPLGQGAMFRLPTDSHFPYDLHLRSQSLTMQDELNAVFHN